Proteins encoded within one genomic window of Fragaria vesca subsp. vesca linkage group LG1, FraVesHawaii_1.0, whole genome shotgun sequence:
- the LOC101309965 gene encoding protein SCAI-like has protein sequence MSDTDVVSGTFRALVESADRKFARVRDVPAYGRVHNQHYFHKVFKAYMRLWKYQQENRAKLVEAGLNRWEIGEIASRIGQLYFGQYMRTSEARFLAEAYVFYEAILSRRYFEGGAKGLGKKEIGVRFKELRFYARFLLVALILNRTETVQLLAERFKALVDDSRANYRETNFKEWRLVVQEIVRFMKVDTAFMNVRPLRYSAMFDSHPASLPYVARFHAKRVLKFQDALLTSYHRNEAKFAELTLDTYRMLQCLEWEPSGSFYHKRPVESKENGSFIEHSGASAASGVIDMNLAADMTDPSLPPNPRKAVIYRPSVTHLIAVMATICEELPVDSVMLLYLSASGTAGRSNVNQLYTSGGSQKSSKNKVPLPNQNTYRAESCNGKAESSGYYDKYLWFGPRGNGGENNLYPGDIIPFTRRPLFLIVDSDNSHAFKVLHGAERGETAALFLSPLRPAFKNPADADLTQNGSQFTFFLTAPLSAFCQLVGLSSSDTETDVYNGAEGILSDAFSKWEIILCTSTKMDLVWAQVMSDPFLRRLILRFIFCRAVLSLFCPPEDSEQYLPVCLPFLPSSVSPDSEVVQSCISRLAKHLRVDDCFNFDDT, from the exons ATGTCAGACACCGACGTTGTTTCCGGCACGTTCCGGGCGCTGGTGGAGAGCGCGGACCGGAAGTTCGCGCGTGTCCGCGACGTGCCGGCGTACGGGCGCGTGCACAACCAGCACTACTTCCACAAGGTGTTCAAGGCGTACATGCGTCTCTGGAAGTACCAGCAGGAGAACCGGGCGAAGCTGGTGGAGGCCGGTCTGAACCGGTGGGAAATCGGCGAGATCGCGAGCCGGATCGGCCAGCTGTACTTCGGTCAGTACATGAGGACGAGCGAGGCGAGGTTTCTGGCGGAGGCGTACGTGTTCTACGAGGCGATTCTGAGCCGGAGGTACTTCGAGGGAGGAGCCAAGGGTTTGGGGAAGAAGGAGATTGGAGTCCGGTTCAAGGAGCTGAGATTTTACGCGAGGTTTTTGCTGGTGGCGTTGATTTTGAACCGGACCGAGACGGTTCAGCTGCTCGCCGAGCGGTTCAAGGCTCTGGTTGATGACAGCAGAGCCAATTACCGG GAAACTAATTTTAAAGAATGGAGGCTAGTGGTGCAAGAAATTGTGCGATTTATGAAAGTTGATACGGCCTTTATGAATGTCAGGCCATTGCGATATTCTGCCATGTTTGATTCACATCCGGCATCTCTCCCATATGTGGCTCGTTTTCATGCAAAGAGGGTTCTTAAATTTCAAGACGCACTGCTGACAAGCTATCACCGGAACGAG GCCAAGTTTGCTGAACTTACATTGGACACATATCGAATGCTGCAATGTTTGGAATGGGAGCCTAGTGGGTCTTTCTACCATAAGCGCCCTGTTGAATCAAAAGAGAATGGCTCTTTTATTGAGCACTCTGGGGCTTCTGCGGCTTCTGGGGTCATTGATATGAACTTGGCTGCAGATATGACTGATCCAAGTTTACCTCCAAATCCAAGGAAAGCAGTTATTTATCGTCCCTCGGTGACACATTTGATAGCG GTGATGGCTACAATATGTGAGGAACTCCCTGTGGACAGTGTCATGCTCCTGTACCTGTCAGCCTCAG GGACGGCTGGTCGTAGTAATGTTAATCAGCTTTACACCTCTGGAGGATCACAGAAATCGTCAAAAAATAAAGTTCCTCTCCCAAATCAGAATACGTATCGGGCTGAATCTTGTAATGGCAAGGCAGAATCAAGTGGCTATTATGATAAGTATCTGTGGTTTGGTCCTAGAGGGAATGGCG GTGAGAATAACCTATACCCTGGAGACATAATTCCTTTTACTCGCAGACCTCTTTTCTTGATAGTTGATAGTGACAACAGCCATGCATTCAAG GTTCTACATGGTGCGGAAAGGGGAGAGACAGCTGCTCTGTTTCTTTCACCTTTGAGACCAGCATTCAAGAATCCAGCTGATGCTGATTTAACGCAAAACGGAAGTCAGTTCACCTTTTTCTTGACTGCCCCTCTCTCAGCATTCTGCCAATTAGTTGGTCTCTCCTCTTCTGATACTGAAACA GACGTCTATAACGGTGCTGAGGGCATACTTTCTGATGCCTTCTCTAAGTGGGAAATAATACTCTGTACATCAACAAAGATGGATCTGGTGTGGGCCCAAGTTATGTCTGATCCATTTCTACGGCGACTTATTCTAAG ATTTATATTCTGCAGAGCTGTGCTTTCGCTCTTCTGTCCTCCAGAAGATAGTGAACAATATTTGCCAGTTTGCCTACCCTTTCTTCCCAGTTCTGTCTCTCCAGATTCTGAAGTAGTACAGTCTTGTATCTCCAGACTTGCAAAGCACCTCAGAGTAGATGACTGTTTTAACTTTGATGACACGTGA
- the LOC101310256 gene encoding histone H3.3-like: protein MARTKQTARKSTGGKAPRKQLATKAARKSAPTTGGVKKPHRYRPGTVALREIRKYQKSTELLIRKLPFQRLVREIAQDFKTDLRFQSHAVLALQEAAEAYLVGLFEDTNLCAIHAKRVTIMPKDIQLARRIRGERA, encoded by the exons ATGGCCCGTACTAAGCAAACTGCTCGTAAGTCAACTGGAGGAAAGGCTCCAAGGAAGCAACTCGCCACCAAG GCTGCTCGTAAGTCTGCCCCAACCACTGGAGGAGTCAAGAAGCCCCACAGATACCGCCCTGGAACTGTTGCTCTTCG TGAAATCCGTAAGTACCAGAAGAGTACTGAGCTCCTGATCAGGAAGTTGCCATTCCAGAGGCTTGTTCGTGAAATTGCCCAGGACTTCAAG ACTGATCTGCGTTTCCAGAGCCATGCAGTTCTTGCCCTGCAGGAGGCTGCTGAGGCTTACCTGGTTGGTCTGTTTGAAGACACCAATCTCTGCGCCATTCATGCCAAGCGGGTGACCATCATGCCTAAGGACATCCAGCTGGCTAGGAGGATCCGGGGTGAGCGTGCTTAA
- the LOC101298946 gene encoding pentatricopeptide repeat-containing protein At4g02750-like produces the protein MPQRDVVTWNSLITGYWKNGYFQESKQLFESMPLRNVVSWNSMVAGCIENGMVDEAFDYFRAMPERNIASWNAMISGFLRCGRVEEASKLFEEMPRRNVVSYTAMIDGYGKRGEMEKARGLFDVMPSRNMVSWTVMISGYVENGRFDEARELYKQMPEKNVVAVTAMITGCCKEGKMEEARDLFDEIRVKDDVCWNAMITGYAQNGRGEEALMLHSQKLKIGLHPDNWTLVSVLMACSTLASLKDGRQAHVLIIKHGFESNVSLCNALITMYCRCGAILDSELAFKQIESLDLVSWNTIVAAFAQHGLYEKAIAFFNQMRVSGFEPDGITFLSVLSACARVGKVDESMDLFDSMVHNYGISPRSEHYACLVDLLSRAGQLEKACKMIQEMPFEADFGIWGALLAASSVHSNVEIGELSAKNMLNLDPQSSGPYVILSNIYAAAGKWNDVARVRSLMEEHGVKKQQAYSWTEIGSKVHNFIGGDISHPDVDKLHLVLKKISLHIAAADNFADISVS, from the exons ATGCCCCAACGAGACGTGGTCACATGGAACTCTCTCATTACTGGGTACTGGAAAAATGGCTACTTTCAAGAATCAAAGCAACTGTTTGAATCCATGCCTCTTAGAAATGTGGTGTCCTGGAACTCCATGGTAGCCGGGTGTATCGAAAATGGGATGGTTGATGAGGCTTTCGACTACTTTCGAGCCATGCCCGAGAGGAACATTGCTTCTTGGAATGCCATGATATCTGGGTTTTTGAGGTGTGGCCGGGTGGAGGAAGCTAGTAAGCTTTTTGAGGAGATGCCGCGTAGGAATGTTGTTTCTTATACGGCGATGATTGATGGGTATGGGAAGAGAGGGGAGATGGAGAAGGCAAGAGGGTTGTTTGATGTCATGCCAAGTAGAAATATGGTTTCTTGGACTGTGATGATTAGTGGGTATGTGGAGAATGGGAGGTTTGATGAAGCTAGGGAATTGTACAAGCAGATGCCGGAGAAAAATGTGGTTGCAGTGACTGCTATGATCACTGGGTGCTGTAAGGAGGGTAAAATGGAAGAGGCTAGAGATTTATTCGATGAAATTCGGGTGAAGGATGATGTCTGTTGGAATGCAATGATAACAG GCTATGCACAAAATGGCAGGGGAGAGGAAGCATTGATGTTACATTCACAAAAGCTCAAGATTGGCTTGCACCCCGATAACTGGACCCTTGTTTCTGTTCTAATGGCTTGTTCTACTCTTGCGTCACTGAAGGATGGAAGACAAGCTCATGTGCTCATTATTAAACATGGCTTCGAATCAAATGTCTCCCTATGCAATGCTTTGATTACCATGTATTGCAGATGTGGTGCAATTCTTGACTCTGAGTTAGCTTTCAAACAAATTGAGAGTCTGGACCTTGTCTCATGGAATACCATTGTTGCTGCATTTGCGCAGCACGGTCTCTATGAGAAGGCTATTGCTTTTTTCAACCAGATGAGGGTGAGTGGCTTTGAACCGGATGGCATAACATTTCTTAGTGTCTTATCTGCTTGTGCTCGTGTGGGGAAGGTGGATGAGAGCATGGATTTGTTCGACTCAATGGTCCATAACTATGGTATTTCCCCCAGGTCGGAACATTATGCTTGCTTGGTTGATCTATTGAGTCGAGCAGGTCAGTTGGAGAAAGCTTGCAAGATGATCCAAGAGATGCCATTTGAAGCAGACTTTGGGATTTGGGGTGCTCTTCTTGCAGCTTCTAGTGTTCATTCAAACGTTGAAATAGGGGAACTGTCTGCTAAGAATATGTTAAATTTGGATCCCCAGAGTTCTGGCCCTTATGTCATATTGTCCAATATCTATGCAGCTGCCGGAAAATGGAACGATGTTGCTAGAGTGAGGAGTTTGATGGAAGAGCATGGAGTCAAGAAGCAACAGGCATATAGTTGGACAGAGATTGGGAGTAAGGTGCACAATTTCATCGGAGGGGATATATCACATCCAGATGTCGATAAGCTTCATTTGGTGCTGAAGAAGATCAGCCTGCATATTGCTGCTGCTGATAATTTTGCAGACATCAGTGTATCATGA
- the LOC101310549 gene encoding putative WEB family protein At1g65010, chloroplastic-like, translating into MQQKMEQPEEKNLGMKEQLNAVEVERDRALDELREMKKMAQEANMRLSEALSTHNVKEVHSQLNSVNELLTNAKQELKNKEQNIESLKVEVGKAKDLELKLAEYVENAEANKKVLLSQSEDRIQELQQKLTEHVETSESQTKALLSEKEEKIRELELKLAENTETSEAHRKALLSESAERIRKMEITLAENVETNEAQLKALFCQSEERIRELEMEIDKRRTSEARILDSLITQTNQLEQTKNLLEESKYEIDSLQRKLERWEEESVQSSELSTSHLQESHDTSLSVRDDLESLRSELQLTKENLVESQKKEQIASSKVDILNEEVRALKHELKLTAKAEENGKKAMDDLAIALKEVATEANQLNDKLQMTRAELEQSRAQEERLNVIIKTNEEDFKLMLDEVRKEAERYKNTAARLKIEHEESVLAWSGKETGFVDCIRRAEEDRQATQQENYRLHELLLETDNKAMLSKEENSKLRDILKQALNEANVAKEAAAIARLENSQLKDSLEEKEEALNILTRENENYRVNEIAANENIRELKRLLIESSNKDSKKDEKEKPPLKDVKKESKDKTPTKDLKKEHKESKKEFKDKTPTKESKKDGRDKTPTREDSGYHSSSDREKEKEAGTILGKVFSFSLRELKVSHSHDDHVVHVVHDDDDDDEIQINEALKGSIFEVQSPGSAHHRRTSSTFTDDGEPLHPEDFDNLDGTHAENSRKKKALLRRFGDLIKRSTAYSYSKKEPSPDHPKRELLPDTKKEPSHELRKEPSLDSKKDPSHDTKKEALPE; encoded by the coding sequence ATGCAGCAAAAAATGGAGCAACCTGAAGAGAAAAATCTCGGGATGAAGGAACAATTGAATGCAGTAGAGGTAGAGCGAGATCGAGCCCTTGATGAACTAAGAGAGATGAAAAAGATGGCACAGGAGGCTAACATGCGGCTTAGTGAAGCATTGTCAACTCATAATGTCAAAGAGGTGCACTCTCAATTGAATTCCGTGAACGAGTTACTGACAAATGCAAAGCAAGAACTGAAGAATAAAGAGCAGAATATAGAGTCGTTGAAAGTTGAAGTTGGAAAGGCCAAAGATTTGGAGCTCAAACTGGCAGAGTATGTAGAAAATGCTGAGGCCAACAAGAAAGTTCTGTTGTCTCAGAGCGAGGATCGAATTCAAGAATTGCAGCAGAAACTGACAGAGCATGTGGAAACCTCAGAGTCTCAGACGAAGGCTTTATTGTCCGAAAAAGAAGAAAAAATTCGGGAATTGGAGCTCAAACTGGCAGAGAACACGGAAACCTCAGAGGCTCACAGGAAGGCTTTATTGTCTGAAAGTGCAGAAAGAATAAGGAAAATGGAGATCACATTGGCAGAGAATGTTGAAACCAATGAGGCTCAGTTGAAGGCTTTGTTTTGTCAAAGTGAGGAAAGAATTCGGGAACTTGAGATGGAAATAGACAAAAGAAGGACATCAGAAGCAAGAATCCTTGATTCGTTGATCACACAGACAAACCAACTGGAGCAAACAAAGAATTTACTTGAAGAATCAAAATATGAAATTGATTCTCTTCAAAGGAAATTAGAGAGATGGGAAGAGGAGTCCGTGCAGAGCAGTGAGCTTAGCACATCTCATCTTCAGGAGAGCCATGATACTAGTCTTTCCGTCAGGGATGATTTAGAGAGTCTCAGGTCCGAGCTTCAGTTGACAAAGGAGAATTTGGTTGAGAGTCAAAAGAAGGAGCAAATTGCGTCTTCAAAGGTTGACATATTAAATGAGGAGGTACGTGCACTAAAACACGAGCTGAAGTTGACAGCCAAAGCTGAAGAAAACGGAAAGAAGGCAATGGATGACTTGGCTATTGCCCTAAAAGAAGTTGCCACAGAAGCCAATCAGCTGAATGACAAACTGCAGATGACCAGAGCTGAGTTAGAGCAATCAAGGGCACAAGAAGAGCGTTTGAATGTGATTATAAAGACCAATGAGGAAGATTTTAAATTGATGTTGGATGAAGTAAGGAAAGAAGCTGAGAGGTACAAAAACACTGCTGCCAGGTTGAAAATAGAACACGAAGAGTCGGTTTTGGCATGGAGTGGGAAGGAAACTGGCTTTGTTGACTGTATTAGAAGAGCAGAAGAGGACAGACAGGCTACACAGCAAGAGAACTATAGGTTGCATGAATTGCTTCTTGAGACGGATAACAAGGCCATGTTGTCAAAGGAAGAAAATAGTAAATTGCGTGACATACTTAAACAGGCCCTGAATGAAGCAAATGTTGCCAAAGAAGCTGCAGCAATTGCTCGACTTGAAAACTCTCAGCTCAAAGATAGCCTGGAAGAAAAGGAGGAGGCCTTGAATATTCTCACCCGAGAAAACGAAAATTATAGGGTGAATGAAATTGCTGCTAATGAAAACATTAGGGAGTTGAAGCGATTGCTTATTGAATCATCAAATAAGGACAGCAAGAAAGATGAAAAAGAGAAACCACCATTAAAGGATGTGAAAAAGGAGTCCAAGGATAAGACACCTACAAAGGACTTGAAGAAGGAGCATAAGGAGTCAAAGAAAGAGTTCAAGGATAAAACACCTACAAAGGAATCGAAGAAGGACGGTAGGGACAAAACACCTACAAGGGAAGATAGTGGTTACCATTCCTCGTCAGATAGAGAGAAGGAGAAAGAGGCTGGAACCATTCTTGGCAAAGTTTTCAGCTTCAGTCTCAGGGAGCTCAAAGTCTCACACTCACACGATGATCATGTTGTTCATGTCGTTCATGATGACGACGATGATGATGAGATTCAAATAAACGAAGCTCTCAAAGGCTCGATATTTGAGGTGCAGTCTCCCGGATCAGCTCATCACCGGAGAACGTCTTCTACATTCACAGATGATGGAGAACCCCTCCATCCAGAGGATTTTGATAATCTAGATGGGACTCATGCCGAGAACTCAAGAAAGAAGAAAGCCTTGCTAAGAAGATTTGGGGATCTTATAAAGAGAAGTACTGCTTATTCCTACTCGAAAAAGGAGCCGTCACCGGATCATCCCAAAAGGGAACTACTACCTGACACAAAGAAGGAGCCCTCACATGAGCTCAGAAAGGAACCTTCGCTGGATTCCAAGAAGGATCCCTCACACGATACCAAGAAGGAAGCATTACCAGAATAG
- the LOC101310831 gene encoding lanC-like protein 2-like, which yields MSSVVGYLASSSSSSPEGHDDGNNERLDFVRPTTTTPDLSLPGETFLHAAVSLKDQVVKATWEGEWSSGMGLDPNVYTGLMGTAFTCLRSYEATGNRQDLLLCAEIADKCAAVARVSARHVTFLCGRGGVYALGAVVANLVGDQQRRDLYLNLFLEVAQEKALSVGPEEGGFGMSYDLLYGRAGFLWAALFINKHFGEDIVPSELLMPIVDAVLAGGRAGASDNPSCPLMYRWHGTRYLGAANGVAGILQVLLHFSLSDEDAEDVKGTLRYMMANRFPHSGNYPSSEGNPRDKFVQWSHGAAGMAITLCKASQVFSGDRDFRDAAIEAGEVVWKNGLLKKVGLADGVAGNAYAFLSLYRLTGESIYEERAKAFASFLYHNARQLVTAGQTTHGAEHAYSLFQGLAGTACLWFDVHVPENSRFPGYEL from the exons ATGTCGTCTGTCGTGGGTTACTTAGCTTCGTCGTCGTCGTCCTCGCCGGAAGGCCACGACGACGGCAACAACGAACGCCTCGATTTCGTTCGTCCCACAACCACAACTCCCGACTTGTCACTCCCCGGCGAGACATTTCTTCACGCAGCCGTGTCCCTCAAGGACCAG GTGGTGAAGGCGACGTGGGAAGGAGAATGGAGCTCCGGGATGGGGTTGGATCCAAATGTTTATACGGGTCTGATGGGCACGGCGTTCACGTGTCTGAGGTCGTACGAGGCCACCGGAAACCGACAGGACTTGCTACTGTGCGCCGAGATAGCCGATAAGTGCGCGGCCGTCGCACGTGTGTCCGCCAG GCACGTGACATTTTTATGTGGTAGAGGAGGAGTTTATGCTCTTGGAGCTGTTGTGGCTAATTTAGTTGGGGACCAACAAAGACGTGACTTGTATTTGAACCTCTTCCTTGAG GTAGCACAAGAGAAGGCTCTATCTGTTGGGCCCGAGGAAGGTGGTTTTGGAATGTCATATGATCTTCTTTATGGGAGAGCTGGGTTTTTATGGGCAGCTTTGTTCATAAACAAGCATTTTGGAGAAGACATTGTACCCAGTGAACTTCTGATGCCCATCGTTGATGCTGTGTTGGCTGGAGGAAGGGCAGGAGCATCTGATAACCCTTCATGCCCCCTTATGTACAGATGGCATGGTACAAGGTACTTGGGGGCAGCAAATGGTGTGGCTGGAATTTTGCAAGTGCTACTTCACTTTTCTCTTTCAGATGAGGACGCAGAAGATGTGAAAGGAACCCTGAGGTATATGATGGCCAATCGGTTTCCTCACAGTGGAAATTACCCCTCAAGCGAAGGGAACCCGAGAGATAAGTTTGTGCAATGGTCCCATGGTGCAGCCGGCATGGCCATCACCTTGTGCAAGGCATCACAG GTGTTTTCAGGAGATAGAGACTTTCGTGATGCTGCGATAGAAGCCGGAGAAGTGGTGTGGAAGAATGGTTTGCTGAAGAAGGTAGGCCTTGCTGATGGTGTGGCCGGGAATGCCTATGCCTTTCTTTCTCTTTATCGTCTAACCGGAGAGAGCATCTACGAAGAGAGAGCAAAGGCATTTGCAAGCTTCTTGTATCACAACGCAAGACAACTCGTGACTGCGGGGCAGACTACACATGGGGCTGAACATGCCTATTCTCTTTTTCAAGGACTTGCTGGAACTGCTTGTCTCTGGTTTGACGTGCATGTTCCTGAAAACTCAAGGTTCCCAGGTTATGAACTGTAG